Below is a genomic region from Vitis riparia cultivar Riparia Gloire de Montpellier isolate 1030 chromosome 5, EGFV_Vit.rip_1.0, whole genome shotgun sequence.
CATGATGAGTGCACGTTATTTGACCttcaaatttgatattcatGGCGGTGGAAAATGGGTTTGGATGTTTCCATGCATGGCTTTTAATGGTGATTGTGGTGGTGGTgataaagaatatataaaataggTTCATTGCCTATTTACTGGAGACGTGTGCACATGAGGGTCACCacaacctttttatttttatttttttatttattatttactatttcttcacattttgatgtcaaaatattttttttcaaggtttcaatttccaatttaatttttgataaacaaaaaaaaaaaaatctaaaattcacgtttattcatttaatcattattttcatcattattataattctatttatataattatttattttaaaatcccatctttaaacaattccaattttccgacttccgaatttaatttctgatttaaaaattttcactattCATATtcgtttatttaattattattttcttttttattattatcattccatttatttattttatcttaaaattccGTATGTTAACAAatcttcaaaatcccgatttccaaATTCTATTTCTAATTTCCTGAACTCcgatttccatatttatttattcagttattattattattatcattattaattcaactttcaaaatcttattattattattattaattcaactttcaaaatcttattatcattattaattcaactttcgaaatcttattatcattattattattgttattattattattaattcaactttcaaaatcttattattattattattattactattattacaaattcaactttcaaaatctatattctcgtagatcaatttcctaaagttcatttctcatcttctttaacaaatttcaatttaattaccgGAActctaatatttcaaatttaattcccaatactttaattttcaaataaactccaagaatccAATTTTTCACTTGAATAGTTTTAATCTCATTTCGGCTCCTAAATAGTCTTatgatcttcttgattttacataagcaataataatttcttcataattttaaaacacgGGATTTGTGAAATTAGCTCATGAgcaataaattgggctttggtgggggctaTACATAAGTgactttataattgattgattgacttgattatcatacatgatttatTTATCCTGCTCTCTAACATGCATgctattattccttaattgtgcactaaccctcccTCTTGATAACGCATATTGGTTCGCCACTCAGGTACGTATTTTCTCACATCATGGTCACTCCTTAGgcttgttttaattttcatacATGCATGATCAATTTAAGtattcattgactttctcatcggttgccatgtcagcttcattttattagtagagacccgactttagggacttagaggagtGTTACGGTCTTCaccgtaccttctcgataaaTAACCTGACtctcgaacccgatccggtttttcacagatcaccttttccaaaacaaggagtcacacttagggtttttctttcttattttgtttaccatttaaaaataaaacaaaaataagtggcgactccaagtcattttcttaatcaataataaaatcaatttttcgaaatactccaagtcattttcttaatcaataataaaatcaattttttgaaataaaaatcgagctcgccatcaagtgggaaacgcatgagccgaaatacggggtccacaaattgttttaaaacttattatttaattcttatattaagtgttaaaattatttgataaaattaatataaaatttattttaaatcattaaattaatatatttattttcataaattataaataggatAAAAAAGATTGAGTAATAATGAAGTTCACGAAgataattagaataaataataatagaaagataaaataaagacatgaacttaaaaataaattatctgtttttatttattatttaattattttttaatttaagttatatttttaagttatcttattaaaatatttaatttatttaatgacttaaattaaattattaaattaatttacaaaacttCCACTCACttagaattagatttaattttttatagacTCAAATCGATTTCTCCTTCTTTCCactttctatattatttttatttttatttttcagaaaaaagaacgtaaaaaaaattgcaaaagtttCCCATTCCGCGTACAACTAGATTCTAAATTCCTAGAAGCCAAACGCAGGCCAAGGGTATTTCAGTAATTCGCTCAAAAAGCACATAAGCATATGACACGTCTGTATTCTTCTCCCTCACCGATTGGTACAGAAAGACCTAGAAATTCTAGGGTTTTACGAAGAATTAGAAGTGCTTTGTGCTCAAAGGTAAACCCTAATTGCTCTGATTCTATGATCTTTCAGCACcccaatttctcaaatttttggtAAAGAAAAGCGCtcaattttcattgttttctctGTTCATATCTGTCGGGATCTGTTGTTTGGAGTTGGATATCTGAGTTTTATATAAGGGTTTTTGATTTGTTTGAAAACTGGGTTTTTCTGATTGATTGTCGAGAGCCCATTTCTGGGTTTGACGTTTTTGAGTAGTTCTGATTAGTGGTTTCCAGCAGTGGAGTGGATCTGAATCTGTGTGGAACTGGTGGGTTTTGATAATTTGGGTGTCTAGGGTTTTGCATTCATCAGAATTTATTGGGTTTTGGAAAGCCTTTCTTATTTCGGCTCTGAAGAAGTtgtgttttgatgttttttagtataaaaaagtTGTGATCTTGTTGAAGTTGGGGCATATCATTCTTGTAGATATAATATTGGTAATAACCTAGCTTGAAGCATTATCTAAGTTTGGTTTGAGCTGATTTCGAGTTAGTGAAGAAAGTGTAAAAGGTGGGAGAGTTAAAAGGGGCTTTAGATGGGGAAGCCACTGTTCTATGAGATCTTAGAGAAGCCTGCCACTAGTTGTATTATAGGACTATGCTGTGCAATTTGGTTCTACATACAGAAGAAAAACATTGGGTATTCGCATGTGGGTTTGAGTTATGAGACAGCCATTGAAGGGCATCATTGGAGGATAATTACGTCAGCCCTTTCCCATATAAGTGTTATTCATCTTGTTTTCAATATGAGTGCCCTTTGGAGTCTTGGGGTGGTAGAGCAGTTAGGGCACATGGGCATGGGCGTGGAATTCTATCTCCAGTATACCCTCGTTTTGGTCGTGTTATCTGGGGGGCTGGTGTTGGGGTCCTACCATGTTTTGATCCAACGGTTTAAGCTAGATTATTTCCGAAGAGTGACAGCTGTTGGGTATTCTTGTGTTGTTTTTGGCTGGATGACAATCCTCTCTGTGAAGCAACCCTCATCGAAGTTGGAACTTTTTGGGTTTCTTTCTCTTCCCATCAGTTTTGCACCTTTTGAGTCGCTCATCTTTACTTCAATAATTGTTCCTCAGGCTAGTTTTCTTGGCCATTTGTCTGGAATCATTGTTGGGTATGCTATTGCATGGGGTGTGATACACGGGATGACCAATTACTGGGCAGTTTCAATGTTGGGATGGATTGTGCTCGTGTTCGTCTTTAGCTTAAAGCGCTCTGGTGCATATGATTTCAGCTTTCTTGAGATTGAACCTGTTACAGATCCTTCTTTGCCTTCTGTGCGGTTTCTTGCATCAGGAAATGGTAGAACTTTGCAGATGAGTGCCCTACCAGTTGGAGGTTCCGATCTTGTGTAACTTCAGGTCAAGAACGTAAAGGTTCTTTGTAAAAGTGGACTTCATCCTCTTTGAAAATCATCTCATACTGATACCGTTAGATATTTCCCTGACAAACTAGTCATTTGTGCTTGGAACGTAAGGATGTTCGGAGGTAATCAAAGTTCCTTACATCTACCACTCTCTTCTGCTGTGATATACAATCATTCAAGTTCATGGTGTAGCTTTCCCTGCTCATTAGACTGTTGATGCATCCTTGCTGACCAACATGGTAAGTTTACTGGTCATCATCTGCCTTCAACACAATTTGTTCTTGGAATTACAGATCTTTTCTATTTCTGGATTTTCTTGTGCTGATTATCAttgtttttgttaataattggagaaaaataattttttattatgacaTTTCATGTTGCAATTTTAGATATGGCCATTGTTACTATGAACTGGGGAACTATAAGACAGAAATCCATCCTTTCTTGTGCTTGACGTCCattcctttctctctctttttcaattttttcttcttaattttttatttttctttgttattttcactCAACGTCTTGAGGTGGGCTAGTTATGGACCAAGTTCATGATTACATTTAAGACCTGGTTACTCATGGTGTTGAATCTCtctttgaataaaaattcaattgatGAATGGATGTGAATAGATTAGAATAATAGGCCATGTTTAGATGCGAAGCGATTTCTTTTGAGTAAAACTTGTTTTAGCTTTAGCTTCCCTTCTTTAGGAATAGCTTTCTAATGAAGCATTTTCATGGAAATGCTATCAGGAAAGCGTTTTGAATGGAATGGGTGTTCTGTTGCTAACATATTGAGGAGGGTCAGTGGTAGCTTTTGtacattgaaaaaaatgaaaatggagtgTACTGAAATTCAACAGCATCGGTAGAAAGACTCAAAGATGTTCCACACATGGGAAACTATAGAACTTATAAGATTGAATACtaaattcaaaacttttctGGGGGGCTGCTTCTTCTCAAGTTAAATATGCCTTCATATGATCCTGATGGACAGGCAGTCAAATGCTTTTGAGTTCTACTGCATTGGTAGTATAAACTATAGTTGATTGAACTAAAGGATTGAAATGTAAATCTCAGCATAGCTTCCCTAGCACTTTTGCCAATGTATTTCCCTTTCCTGAACATGATTGCTTTGGTGTTAGTTCGTTTGTACAGGGTGGTTCTATTACTATTCTAGCTAGTCGCTCAACTTAGTAACCACTATAGTTTTTATCATATTGCATATAGGTGACCACAAAATCATAGTAGAGAGCTGAGTAAGAGTTAGTAACATCTACTTATATCTGGGTTGTTCACATCAAACCCCCTCCCTGTTTTAGAGGCTAGATTCCAAATCATCGTTCCCAgctataaattttaattccaaagAGTTGCATATTCTCAAGATTACAAACTATGTAGGGTCGAATACTCAAGAGTTTACATTGTTGTTGTTTGGATGCAGTTGGGATTTATGAGACaccttttctttttggattgATCATCTTTGGTTACAATGCAGACAGATTGCTAGTTGAGGTCAAGGATTGAACTTTTTTGCCTCTGTTTTATGtaatgaaaggaaaaattaCTTTCTTGTT
It encodes:
- the LOC117915361 gene encoding RHOMBOID-like protein 13; the encoded protein is MGKPLFYEILEKPATSCIIGLCCAIWFYIQKKNIGYSHVGLSYETAIEGHHWRIITSALSHISVIHLVFNMSALWSLGVVEQLGHMGMGVEFYLQYTLVLVVLSGGLVLGSYHVLIQRFKLDYFRRVTAVGYSCVVFGWMTILSVKQPSSKLELFGFLSLPISFAPFESLIFTSIIVPQASFLGHLSGIIVGYAIAWGVIHGMTNYWAVSMLGWIVLVFVFSLKRSGAYDFSFLEIEPVTDPSLPSVRFLASGNGRTLQMSALPVGGSDLV